The stretch of DNA TGGCAATACCCTGATTGCGGCACTCGGGTGCAACGCACACATCAATAGCCCCAAAGATACGCAAAGGGCCGTCTTGAGAACCCATCACTCGGTATTCAATCCCCATTTGTCCAACCAGAGTCTGATTTCCCCACACCAGCAACCGCCGGGGAGGCACCTGTTTGTAATACATGCGTGATACTGGCACTCCAGGTTCAGCAAAACAGACCTGTAATAGTGCCAGTATCTGGCGTTGCTGTTCTGGCGTAATCCGAAACTCATCAATCAACTCAAAATCCAGTGGTTCAGAGTCGGAATCGCTTAAGGGTTCAGAGGGCATGACTGATACGAACACTTCTTGATGTTTAATGGGGCTTATAGGATGATCCAATAGCAACATGTCAACGTCCTGATCAAGCCTGCAGTTCCCTGATTGCCTGATAGTTCACCATGTCTTAATAATATGAGCATCGCCGGAAAAACGATTGACTAGGTCTTTCAGGATGCTCTTGCACCGACGATAGTGTGCACCCAAAACGAACTTGATGTCTCCTCCTTGGAACGCTATGAGCTACATCACAGAATTCACGACGTATGCTGTCAAACTGGGTAAAGAAGCCAGGGCAGAGGAATGGATGCAGATATTATATCAACGCCAGGCAAGTGCGTAGATACCCTTGACCGAGAGAACATGCACTTCGAGAGCATGTTCAAAAGCTTCCGAAACGGACGGATGGATCTCTCCTGGTTCTCGGTTCAGAGTGATGGCGGTGCGACGTTGGACGGGTCGCCCCATGACATCGATCAACTCCACAGGGACTACTGGGAAGAATGCATTGATGATCAGATTCCGGCTGAGGACTTGGAATATGTCGTTAGCTTTGTGCCTGCATCGATTCAAGCTATTATCGAGAACAGAGATACCTGATCCAATTCCGGGGGGCACCAAGGGCGCATAGGGTTATCCAGTAGCGGGAAATTAGTTCGCTGGAGACGTTTGAAATCCCCTGGCTGGCGAGAACTCCACGATTCTTCTCAATGACCCGAGCTAATGCCAGATTATTCACATCATAGGTCATTAGCACTTGTGAGAGCCCCAGTTTGCAAGC from Candidatus Obscuribacterales bacterium encodes:
- a CDS encoding GNAT family N-acetyltransferase: MPSEPLSDSDSEPLDFELIDEFRITPEQQRQILALLQVCFAEPGVPVSRMYYKQVPPRRLLVWGNQTLVGQMGIEYRVMGSQDGPLRIFGAIDVCVAPECRNQGIATQMLTWLEHLGQTSKADFIILFALKPELYRRNGFHAPMNPLRWVKIHEHQTIGIGEEVLPELMVKELTGKSWPSGMVDLLGYQF
- a CDS encoding DUF6176 family protein, which gives rise to MDADIISTPGKCVDTLDRENMHFESMFKSFRNGRMDLSWFSVQSDGGATLDGSPHDIDQLHRDYWEECIDDQIPAEDLEYVVSFVPASIQAIIENRDT